The Pelistega ratti genome window below encodes:
- a CDS encoding TonB-dependent hemoglobin/transferrin/lactoferrin family receptor: MKNNRQQGTSYNLLPIVIILLNMANIATAEETLDEIQVQDELNSIRQTQSSVIHKNAETIQKELIRDTRDLVRYTSDVGISDNGRFLKGFSIRGVEGNRVGISIDGVNLPDSEENSLYARYGNFNSSRLSIDSELVREIDIVRGSDSFNSGSGALGGVVNYRTLEAIDIVKPGNKFGALLRGGYASKNSEWVRTIGLGYVGDQFDALFMYSQRTGHEMKSNGEGDLYSGSQSQHPDPSTHRYHSYLAKLGYQINPHHRMGILVNGQRGNRYTDERSYVLYGGAWREADDQNKRYNLNFNYTYAPESKWLSYARLDLDYQKTDLATISYKGGTHWSTKAKELNEILDRRMKTTFKRASIEAESVPFDLWGEHTLAFRSYISDREFKNINHDTIGIGSYYQKDYRYTIQRPVKTKMYGFSLKDHIVWNNVFSSDIGIRYDYAKLTPKALNAECSKACLEGDTPNKSSFANWSGFVGINAQVSNAWKLGYQLSTGYRIPTASEMYFTFTNPYGSWRANPDLKSERSISHTLFAQAHSDVGLFDINLYQSRYRHFLFEQESVITSYSYGRKYQGLEQQMVNIDKAKVSGIEIKTYLNLNQIASFIPKGFNFYGSLGYSKGKLSNGTSLLSIQPLKMVFGLDFEDPDGKWGIFSRFTYLGAKKPKDAKTIQNNRYCVREEFDYWYGNFQCIEHDFKQEIVSYKHLNKSALITDIFGYYHPTDSITLRAGVYNLFNQKYHTWDALRGINAHSTTNTVDKKGYGLQRFYAPGRNFAASVEIRF, encoded by the coding sequence ATGAAAAACAATAGGCAACAGGGAACAAGCTATAACTTATTACCCATAGTTATTATTCTGTTAAACATGGCAAATATAGCGACAGCAGAAGAAACTTTAGATGAGATTCAAGTCCAAGATGAGCTTAACTCAATTCGCCAAACACAATCTTCCGTCATTCATAAAAATGCTGAAACGATTCAAAAAGAGTTAATTCGAGATACTCGAGATTTAGTTCGTTATACTTCCGATGTTGGTATCAGTGATAATGGTCGTTTTTTAAAAGGTTTTTCTATTCGAGGGGTTGAGGGAAATCGGGTTGGTATCAGTATTGATGGCGTTAATTTACCCGATAGCGAAGAAAACTCTCTCTATGCTCGTTATGGCAATTTTAATAGTTCTCGCTTATCTATTGATTCTGAGTTAGTACGAGAGATTGATATTGTAAGAGGATCAGACTCCTTTAATTCAGGAAGTGGCGCTTTAGGTGGTGTTGTCAATTATCGTACACTAGAGGCAATTGATATTGTTAAACCAGGTAATAAATTTGGGGCATTATTACGTGGTGGGTATGCTAGTAAAAATAGTGAATGGGTTCGTACCATTGGTTTAGGCTATGTGGGTGATCAATTTGATGCCTTATTCATGTATTCTCAACGTACTGGTCATGAAATGAAAAGTAATGGTGAGGGGGATTTGTATAGCGGTAGTCAAAGCCAACACCCTGATCCATCCACGCATCGTTACCATAGTTATTTAGCAAAATTAGGCTATCAAATTAATCCCCATCACCGAATGGGTATTTTGGTAAACGGTCAAAGAGGGAATCGCTATACAGATGAGCGTAGCTATGTCCTTTATGGTGGTGCTTGGCGTGAGGCAGATGATCAAAATAAACGCTATAACCTTAATTTCAATTATACCTATGCCCCTGAATCAAAGTGGCTTTCTTATGCAAGACTAGATTTGGACTATCAAAAAACAGACCTTGCTACTATTAGTTACAAAGGAGGTACGCACTGGTCAACAAAAGCCAAAGAACTGAATGAGATTTTGGATAGAAGAATGAAAACAACCTTTAAGCGAGCTAGTATAGAAGCTGAAAGCGTACCATTTGATTTATGGGGAGAACATACCTTAGCATTCAGAAGTTATATTAGTGATCGTGAATTTAAAAATATTAATCACGATACGATTGGTATTGGATCATATTATCAAAAAGATTATCGATATACTATTCAACGTCCAGTGAAAACTAAAATGTATGGCTTTTCTCTCAAAGATCATATTGTATGGAATAACGTTTTCTCTTCTGATATAGGTATTCGCTATGATTATGCCAAATTAACACCAAAAGCACTGAATGCCGAATGTTCTAAAGCCTGCTTAGAAGGTGATACACCAAATAAAAGTAGTTTTGCAAACTGGAGTGGTTTTGTAGGAATTAATGCTCAAGTATCCAATGCATGGAAATTGGGTTATCAGCTCTCAACGGGTTATCGTATTCCAACAGCATCCGAAATGTATTTCACCTTTACAAATCCTTATGGCTCTTGGCGAGCAAACCCTGATTTAAAATCAGAACGCAGTATTAGCCATACGCTTTTTGCTCAAGCACATAGCGATGTCGGTTTGTTTGATATTAACCTTTATCAATCTCGCTATCGCCATTTTCTATTTGAACAAGAAAGCGTTATTACTTCTTATAGTTACGGAAGAAAGTACCAAGGTTTAGAACAACAAATGGTCAATATTGATAAGGCAAAAGTAAGTGGTATTGAAATAAAAACCTATTTAAATCTAAATCAAATAGCCTCCTTTATTCCAAAAGGTTTTAATTTTTATGGTTCATTAGGTTACAGCAAAGGCAAACTCTCTAACGGCACAAGTTTACTATCCATTCAACCATTAAAAATGGTATTTGGTTTGGACTTTGAAGATCCTGATGGGAAATGGGGGATTTTTAGTCGATTTACTTACCTAGGAGCTAAAAAACCCAAAGATGCCAAAACCATTCAAAATAATCGATATTGTGTCCGAGAGGAATTTGATTATTGGTATGGTAATTTTCAATGTATCGAACATGACTTCAAACAAGAAATTGTGAGTTATAAACATCTCAACAAATCAGCATTGATTACCGATATTTTTGGTTATTATCACCCTACCGACAGTATTACTTTACGTGCAGGTGTGTACAACTTATTTAATCAAAAATATCATACTTGGGACGCTTTACGCGGTATCAATGCACATAGCACTACCAATACCGTTGATAAAAAAGGGTATGGTCTTCAACGTTTCTATGCACCAGGTAGAAACTTTGCCGCATCAGTAGAGATTCGTTTCTAA